A part of Tardiphaga sp. vice304 genomic DNA contains:
- a CDS encoding AAA family ATPase: protein MKEKSAYLFDALNAAANGFLVLPAHARTGAPFVPADEASTDPEIIRGWWDKYPDAVPAILPPKPNKITATPFVGRDPKEIPRREFLYGSHLIRKYGSAKFAAGGVGKSILALTEAIALATGRALLGIAPRQRCRVWYWNGEDPLEETERRVAAIRLRYGIEASELEGWLFLDSGRDQEIVIADQDSKSGAKIATPVVNAVVDTIFANQIDVMIIDPFVSSHRVTENDNMAMDLVAKKWTSIAGTTNSAIELIHHTKKTHGAEATVEDGRGAVALLAAVRSAQIINKMTADEAAKAGVENFRAYFKVENGKANLAPPAEGKDWYRIVSIELGNGSKGPLHYDGDSVGVVENWMWPDHTAGVTGADFDKAAAIIRAGKWRESNQAKDWVGRAVAKALALNIDNKADKAKTTGLVKYWLAAGSLVVVEDLDEKRMIKKFVQVANED, encoded by the coding sequence ATGAAGGAAAAGTCAGCTTACCTTTTCGACGCGCTCAACGCGGCCGCAAATGGTTTTCTTGTGCTTCCCGCTCACGCGCGCACTGGCGCTCCCTTCGTGCCAGCAGACGAGGCCAGTACCGATCCGGAGATCATCCGGGGATGGTGGGATAAGTACCCAGACGCCGTACCAGCGATCTTGCCGCCGAAGCCTAACAAGATCACGGCCACCCCGTTCGTTGGCCGCGACCCAAAGGAAATTCCCCGACGGGAGTTTCTCTACGGATCGCATTTGATCCGCAAGTACGGCTCCGCGAAGTTTGCAGCCGGCGGCGTTGGAAAGTCAATCTTGGCTCTGACTGAGGCAATTGCGCTTGCGACCGGCCGGGCACTCCTAGGGATCGCTCCACGCCAGCGTTGTCGTGTCTGGTATTGGAACGGCGAAGACCCTCTTGAAGAAACGGAGCGCCGTGTCGCGGCGATACGTCTTCGCTACGGCATCGAGGCCTCCGAACTCGAAGGTTGGCTTTTCCTCGATAGTGGTCGCGATCAGGAAATCGTCATTGCTGATCAGGATTCAAAATCCGGCGCTAAAATTGCCACCCCAGTCGTCAATGCCGTTGTCGATACGATTTTCGCCAACCAGATCGACGTGATGATAATCGATCCCTTCGTGTCGTCCCATCGCGTCACCGAAAACGACAACATGGCGATGGACCTCGTCGCCAAGAAGTGGACCAGCATTGCTGGCACCACAAACAGCGCAATCGAGCTGATACACCATACTAAAAAGACACACGGAGCGGAGGCCACAGTCGAAGACGGTCGCGGCGCCGTGGCACTTCTAGCGGCTGTCCGATCCGCGCAAATCATCAATAAAATGACCGCAGACGAGGCTGCCAAGGCGGGCGTTGAGAACTTCCGGGCCTATTTCAAGGTTGAAAACGGGAAGGCCAATCTCGCTCCGCCGGCTGAGGGGAAGGATTGGTACCGCATCGTTTCCATCGAGCTTGGGAATGGCAGCAAGGGTCCGCTGCATTACGACGGGGACAGTGTTGGCGTGGTGGAGAACTGGATGTGGCCGGATCACACGGCAGGCGTCACGGGAGCTGACTTCGACAAGGCGGCGGCAATCATCCGGGCTGGGAAATGGAGGGAAAGCAACCAAGCCAAAGACTGGGTTGGCCGCGCTGTCGCCAAGGCACTCGCTCTCAACATCGACAACAAAGCTGACAAGGCCAAAACGACCGGCTTGGTTAAATACTGGCTCGCAGCAGGCAGTCTCGTTGTCGTCGAAGATTTGGACGAAAAGCGGATGATCAAAAAGTTCGTGCAGGTGGCAAATGAAGACTGA
- the istA gene encoding IS21 family transposase, with protein sequence MAGRHVTDQQMRLFMSLRRNHSPAVAAAKAGFSTSAAYRYEKDPRLPTQKKARRARRRADPFIDVWENEVLPILRAAPGLRPIAVFEELCRRHPELGSGTRRTLERRIRAWRAVNGPDREVIFRQEHPPGRMGLSDFTEVADLGVTIAGQLLDCRLYHFRLPFSGFEHAHVVLGGESFVALAEGLQNALWSLGGVPEQHRSDSLSAAFRNLGADAKEDLTTRYEAFCGHYGMTPTRNNPGVSHENGSIESAHGHLKRALADALLLRASRDFDDLAAWRGFVDEIVGRGNARNAKRIDQERTALKKLPVRKTADYEEVNVDVTTSSAFTLRKVFYSVPSRLIGHRLRVRLYDDRLECFQGATHIITLRRGRTQPNGKHGHVIDYRHVIHSLRRKPMALLNLVYRDQLFPRRVYARAFDALLAGIGERPACRAMVGLLALAHERACEAELGAVLQATLDDGILPDLKALIERFRPKGMALPVVVVTLPSLAIYDQIAAAVGEAA encoded by the coding sequence TTGGCCGGCCGGCATGTCACCGATCAACAAATGAGGCTTTTCATGAGCTTGCGTCGCAACCATTCGCCAGCCGTCGCCGCTGCAAAGGCTGGTTTCAGCACCTCCGCCGCCTACCGATACGAGAAGGATCCCCGACTTCCGACCCAGAAGAAGGCGCGCCGCGCACGCCGTCGAGCCGATCCGTTCATCGACGTTTGGGAGAACGAAGTTCTGCCGATACTGAGGGCCGCCCCCGGATTGCGGCCGATCGCCGTGTTCGAGGAACTATGCCGGCGGCATCCGGAACTGGGTTCTGGAACGCGGCGGACGCTCGAGCGGCGCATTCGGGCATGGCGGGCGGTGAACGGGCCGGATCGGGAGGTGATCTTCCGTCAGGAACATCCGCCGGGTCGCATGGGGTTGTCGGACTTCACCGAGGTCGCCGATCTCGGCGTCACCATTGCGGGCCAGTTGCTGGACTGCCGGCTCTATCACTTCCGGCTGCCTTTCTCCGGCTTCGAACACGCCCACGTCGTGCTCGGTGGCGAAAGCTTTGTCGCGCTGGCGGAAGGCTTGCAGAACGCGCTGTGGTCGCTGGGCGGGGTTCCGGAGCAGCACCGCAGCGACAGCCTGTCGGCCGCGTTCCGCAATCTCGGAGCCGATGCCAAGGAGGATTTGACGACGCGCTATGAGGCGTTCTGCGGCCATTACGGCATGACGCCGACCCGCAACAATCCCGGCGTATCGCATGAGAACGGCTCGATCGAAAGTGCGCATGGCCATCTCAAGAGAGCGCTGGCCGATGCCCTGCTGCTGCGTGCCTCACGCGACTTCGACGATCTTGCGGCCTGGCGGGGTTTTGTCGACGAGATCGTTGGCCGCGGCAACGCGCGCAATGCCAAGCGTATCGATCAGGAGCGGACGGCGCTGAAGAAACTGCCGGTGCGCAAGACCGCCGATTATGAGGAGGTCAACGTCGACGTCACGACCTCCAGCGCCTTCACGTTGCGCAAGGTGTTTTACTCGGTCCCATCCCGCCTGATCGGTCACCGGCTGCGCGTACGTCTTTATGACGACCGGCTCGAATGCTTCCAGGGCGCCACGCACATCATCACCTTGCGACGCGGGCGAACCCAGCCCAACGGCAAACACGGCCACGTCATCGACTATCGCCATGTCATCCATTCGCTGCGCCGCAAACCGATGGCGCTGCTCAATCTGGTCTATCGCGACCAGTTGTTCCCCCGCCGCGTCTACGCCCGTGCGTTCGACGCCTTGCTCGCCGGCATTGGCGAAAGACCAGCCTGCCGTGCCATGGTCGGGCTTCTGGCGCTCGCACATGAACGGGCCTGCGAGGCGGAGCTCGGTGCCGTGCTGCAAGCCACGCTCGACGACGGCATCCTGCCGGATCTCAAGGCGCTGATCGAACGCTTCCGACCGAAGGGCATGGCACTACCGGTCGTCGTCGTCACGCTGCCCTCGCTCGCTATCTACGACCAGATTGCCGCGGCTGTGGGAGAAGCCGCATGA
- the istB gene encoding IS21-like element helper ATPase IstB gives MNATVKIDAARVELLLSELRLPGIKLIWAALAETADKEGWPAARFLAALAEQEMVERNRRRFERHLDEARLPPGKTLAAFDFDAVPMISKAQVQALAAGDAWLDKGANLLCFGPPGGGKSHLAAALGMALIENGWRVLFTRTTDLVQKLQIARRDLTLEAAIAKLDKYHLLILDDLAYVTKDQAETSVLFELISARYERRSMLITANQPFGEWGKIFPDQAMTLAAIDRLVHHATILEMNVDSYRRKEALDKARGAGRPPTRATIKASS, from the coding sequence ATGAACGCGACCGTCAAGATCGACGCCGCCCGTGTCGAATTGCTGCTCAGCGAACTGCGTCTGCCCGGCATCAAGCTGATCTGGGCCGCCCTGGCGGAAACCGCCGATAAGGAAGGCTGGCCCGCCGCCCGCTTCCTGGCGGCCCTGGCTGAACAGGAGATGGTGGAGCGAAACCGTCGTCGCTTCGAGCGTCATCTGGATGAAGCCCGCCTGCCGCCGGGCAAGACCCTCGCTGCATTCGACTTCGATGCCGTGCCGATGATCTCAAAGGCGCAGGTGCAGGCTCTCGCCGCCGGTGACGCCTGGCTCGACAAGGGCGCCAATCTGTTGTGTTTTGGTCCCCCTGGCGGCGGCAAATCGCATCTGGCAGCGGCGCTCGGCATGGCCCTGATCGAAAACGGTTGGCGCGTGTTGTTCACCAGAACCACCGATCTCGTGCAAAAGCTCCAGATCGCGCGCCGCGATCTCACGCTTGAAGCGGCGATCGCCAAACTCGACAAATATCACCTGCTGATCCTCGACGATCTGGCCTATGTGACCAAGGATCAAGCGGAGACCAGCGTTCTGTTCGAGTTGATCAGCGCTCGCTACGAACGCCGCTCGATGCTGATCACCGCCAATCAGCCATTCGGTGAATGGGGAAAAATCTTCCCGGATCAAGCTATGACCCTCGCGGCGATCGACCGCCTCGTCCATCACGCCACGATCCTCGAAATGAATGTCGACAGCTATCGCCGGAAAGAGGCTCTCGACAAGGCTCGTGGAGCCGGACGACCGCCAACGCGCGCGACAATCAAAGCGTCATCCTGA
- a CDS encoding site-specific integrase, translated as MKGSIRERSPGHWAIILDQRDAATGQRKRKWHSFAGTKRQAQVECARLISELKGGNYLEPSKTTVAQFLDRWIDDIKARVSPRTHERYEEIAKKNIVPLIGGTVLSALRPAAISAAYTKALAEGRRDGSGGLSPRTVHHMHRILKQALSQAVRWEILSRNPADAVDPPKVEKKPMLTYGLPETVDVIEAMKGTDMFVPALLAVLCGMRRGEIAALRWRNVDLVAGQISVAESAEQTKAGVRYKVPKSGAGRTLALSGTVVDELKAHRVRQGEGLLKLGEKLTDASFVCAQADGSALKPRAITQAWVKLISGSEVIRRRFHDLRHAHATHLLQSGVHPKVASERLGHSNIGITLDLYSHVIPGMQEDAASRVDDAFKLAKSGRKNPIG; from the coding sequence ATGAAGGGCTCTATTCGCGAACGCTCGCCCGGCCACTGGGCAATCATCCTCGATCAGCGCGACGCCGCCACCGGCCAGCGCAAGCGCAAGTGGCACAGTTTCGCCGGCACCAAACGGCAGGCCCAGGTCGAATGTGCCCGCCTGATTTCCGAGCTGAAGGGCGGCAACTATCTGGAGCCCAGCAAAACCACCGTCGCTCAGTTCCTCGATCGCTGGATTGACGACATAAAGGCCCGGGTTTCGCCCCGGACCCACGAGCGGTACGAGGAGATTGCCAAGAAAAACATCGTCCCGCTGATCGGCGGCACAGTTCTATCCGCGCTCCGGCCGGCTGCGATCTCTGCGGCATACACCAAGGCGCTAGCCGAAGGCCGCCGGGACGGATCGGGCGGACTGTCCCCTCGCACCGTCCACCATATGCATAGGATCTTGAAGCAGGCGCTATCGCAGGCGGTTCGCTGGGAAATCCTCTCCCGGAACCCGGCGGACGCGGTGGACCCGCCCAAGGTCGAAAAGAAGCCCATGCTGACCTATGGGCTCCCTGAAACGGTTGACGTGATCGAGGCCATGAAGGGCACTGACATGTTCGTGCCGGCGCTGCTGGCCGTCCTATGCGGCATGCGACGCGGCGAGATTGCCGCCCTTCGGTGGAGGAACGTGGATCTTGTCGCCGGACAGATATCGGTTGCCGAGAGCGCCGAGCAGACTAAGGCCGGCGTCCGGTACAAAGTCCCTAAGAGCGGCGCCGGGCGCACCCTAGCGCTCTCTGGCACCGTGGTAGACGAACTGAAGGCCCACCGCGTCCGGCAAGGCGAAGGCCTCCTGAAGTTGGGGGAAAAGCTAACTGACGCCAGCTTCGTCTGCGCCCAGGCTGACGGGTCCGCGCTCAAGCCGCGCGCCATCACCCAGGCATGGGTCAAGCTCATCTCTGGCAGTGAGGTGATTCGGCGCCGGTTCCATGATCTGCGGCACGCACATGCGACGCACCTGCTCCAGTCCGGCGTCCATCCCAAGGTCGCCAGCGAGCGGCTGGGCCACAGCAACATCGGGATCACGCTGGATCTGTATTCGCATGTCATCCCCGGCATGCAGGAAGATGCCGCGTCGAGGGTGGACGATGCGTTCAAACTGGCGAAAAGCGGCAGAAAGAACCCGATTGGGTAG
- the tuf gene encoding elongation factor Tu → MAKAKFERNKPHCNIGTIGHVDHGKTSLTAAITKVLAESGGATFTAYDQIDKAPEEKARGITISTAHVEYETANRHYAHVDCPGHADYVKNMITGAAQMDGGILVVSAADGPMPQTREHILLARQVGVPALVVFLNKCDMVDDPELLELVEMEVRELLSKYDFPGDDIPIIKGSALAALENSDQKLGHDAILELMKAVDAYIPQPERPIDQPFLMPVEDVFSISGRGTVVTGRVERGIVKVGEEIEIVGIRDTQKTICTGVEMFRKLLDQGQAGDNIGALLRGTKREEVERGQVLCKPGSVKPHTKFKAEAYILTKEEGGRHTPFFTNYRPQFYFRTTDVTGVVHLPEGTEMVMPGDNIAMEVHLIVPIAMEEKLRFAIREGGRTVGAGVVASIIE, encoded by the coding sequence ATGGCCAAGGCAAAATTCGAACGTAACAAGCCGCATTGCAACATCGGCACCATCGGTCACGTCGACCACGGCAAGACCTCGCTGACCGCGGCGATCACCAAGGTGCTCGCTGAGTCCGGTGGCGCGACGTTCACGGCGTATGACCAGATCGACAAGGCGCCGGAAGAAAAGGCCCGCGGCATCACGATCTCGACCGCCCACGTCGAGTACGAGACCGCCAACCGCCACTATGCGCACGTCGATTGCCCCGGCCATGCCGACTATGTGAAGAACATGATCACCGGTGCGGCTCAGATGGACGGCGGCATTCTCGTCGTCTCCGCCGCCGACGGCCCGATGCCGCAGACCCGCGAGCACATCCTGCTGGCCCGCCAGGTCGGCGTGCCCGCGCTGGTCGTGTTCCTCAACAAGTGCGACATGGTCGACGATCCGGAACTGCTCGAACTGGTGGAAATGGAAGTTCGCGAACTTCTCTCCAAGTACGACTTCCCGGGCGACGACATTCCGATCATTAAGGGTTCGGCGCTCGCCGCTCTCGAGAACTCGGACCAGAAGCTCGGTCATGACGCAATCCTCGAGCTGATGAAGGCGGTTGACGCCTACATCCCGCAGCCGGAACGCCCGATCGACCAGCCGTTCCTGATGCCGGTCGAAGACGTGTTCTCGATCTCGGGCCGTGGCACCGTCGTCACCGGCCGCGTCGAGCGCGGCATCGTCAAGGTCGGCGAGGAAATCGAAATCGTCGGTATCCGCGACACCCAGAAGACGATTTGCACCGGCGTGGAAATGTTCCGCAAGCTGCTCGACCAGGGTCAGGCCGGCGACAATATCGGCGCGCTGCTGCGCGGCACCAAGCGTGAGGAAGTCGAGCGCGGCCAGGTGCTGTGCAAGCCGGGTTCGGTGAAGCCGCACACCAAGTTCAAGGCCGAGGCCTACATCCTGACCAAGGAAGAGGGCGGTCGCCACACCCCGTTCTTCACCAACTACCGTCCGCAGTTCTACTTCCGCACCACCGACGTGACCGGTGTGGTCCATCTGCCGGAAGGTACCGAAATGGTGATGCCGGGCGACAACATCGCGATGGAAGTGCACCTGATCGTGCCGATCGCGATGGAAGAGAAGCTGCGCTTCGCCATCCGTGAAGGCGGTCGCACGGTTGGAGCCGGAGTGGTCGCGTCGATCATTGAATGA
- a CDS encoding serine hydrolase domain-containing protein, translating to MTVQSARQAPAQTPAPRTPALPMAAPQTIGLSPARLDAMSDAFRREIDKGTAPGVTMLVGRRGKVGYFESFGRQAPEADTPMARDSLFRIFSMTKPIVSLGILMLVEDGHLLLSDPLAKFIPEFADTRVGVECHGQLELALLQRPITIQDLLRHTSGLTYEITGNGMVQRMYQKSRLRDRSLTNAEHAAIVAGLPLICQPGAEWNYSRSTDILGRVVEVVAGQTLGAFLTERILAPLQMAETGFHAAAEHAGRLAQPFDKDPWTGDKVALFDPLEIPKMESGGGGLVSTTMDYARFCQMLLNGGTLDGTRLIGRKTLAFMASNHLAAGVKADSPLLPPGHGFGLGFAVRTDEGLAPFAGSKGQFFWSGVAGTFFWIDPVEDLFAVFMSQGPGQREYFRTLIRGLVYAAVE from the coding sequence ATGACAGTTCAAAGTGCGCGCCAGGCCCCTGCGCAGACCCCTGCCCCGCGGACGCCGGCACTGCCGATGGCCGCCCCGCAGACGATCGGCCTGTCCCCTGCCCGCCTGGACGCCATGTCGGACGCCTTCCGCCGCGAGATCGACAAGGGAACCGCGCCCGGCGTCACCATGCTGGTCGGCCGCCGCGGAAAGGTCGGCTATTTCGAGAGCTTTGGCCGGCAGGCGCCGGAGGCGGACACGCCGATGGCCCGGGACAGCCTGTTCCGGATCTTCTCGATGACCAAGCCGATCGTCTCGCTGGGCATCCTCATGCTGGTCGAGGATGGCCATCTGCTGCTCAGCGATCCCCTGGCGAAATTCATCCCGGAGTTCGCCGATACCCGCGTCGGGGTCGAGTGCCACGGCCAGCTGGAACTGGCGCTGCTGCAGCGCCCGATCACCATCCAGGACCTGCTGCGGCACACCTCCGGCCTGACCTATGAGATCACCGGCAACGGCATGGTGCAGCGGATGTACCAGAAGTCGCGGCTGCGCGACCGCAGCCTCACCAACGCCGAACACGCCGCAATCGTCGCCGGCCTGCCGCTGATCTGCCAGCCCGGAGCGGAATGGAATTACAGCCGCTCCACCGACATTCTTGGCCGCGTCGTCGAGGTCGTCGCCGGCCAGACGCTGGGCGCGTTCCTGACCGAACGCATCCTCGCGCCGCTGCAGATGGCCGAGACCGGCTTTCACGCCGCGGCAGAGCATGCCGGACGGCTGGCCCAGCCATTCGATAAGGATCCCTGGACCGGCGACAAGGTCGCGCTGTTCGATCCGCTGGAGATTCCCAAGATGGAATCCGGCGGCGGCGGGCTGGTCTCGACGACGATGGACTATGCGCGGTTCTGCCAGATGCTGCTCAATGGCGGCACGCTGGACGGCACCCGCCTGATCGGCCGCAAGACACTGGCCTTCATGGCATCGAACCATCTCGCCGCGGGCGTCAAGGCCGACAGCCCGCTGCTGCCGCCCGGCCATGGCTTCGGCCTCGGCTTTGCAGTACGCACCGACGAAGGCCTGGCGCCGTTCGCGGGATCGAAGGGCCAGTTCTTCTGGAGCGGCGTGGCCGGCACGTTCTTCTGGATTGATCCTGTCGAGGACCTGTTCGCCGTGTTCATGTCGCAGGGCCCGGGCCAGCGCGAATATTTCCGCACGCTGATCCGCGGCCTGGTCTACGCGGCGGTGGAGTAG
- a CDS encoding histidine phosphatase family protein, translating to MSNAEKPFVAQHSVPQGVVATRWWWVRHAPVRSDGGNIYGQKDMDCDCSDRVVFNAVSRILPRQAAWFASNLKRTHQTADAIWAAGFPKPDTMLQEPDLAEQHLGDWQGMNRAAFFASRPIAVGSYWFAPIDEPSPNGESFMDLYTRVRRAIERINISHAGQDIVAVAHGGTIKAAIGLALNDQPDRGLAFTIDNCSVTRLDHLASDGHAGWRIPMVNQQPWIADASHAAMHQPAGPEVVPTKLA from the coding sequence ATGTCCAACGCCGAGAAGCCATTCGTCGCGCAGCACAGCGTTCCCCAAGGCGTCGTCGCGACCAGGTGGTGGTGGGTGCGCCATGCGCCGGTGCGCAGCGACGGCGGCAACATCTACGGCCAGAAGGACATGGACTGCGATTGCAGCGATCGCGTTGTCTTCAATGCAGTGAGCCGCATCCTGCCGCGCCAGGCGGCGTGGTTTGCCAGCAATTTGAAACGCACGCACCAGACCGCGGATGCGATCTGGGCCGCCGGGTTTCCTAAGCCGGATACCATGCTGCAGGAGCCGGATCTGGCCGAACAGCATCTCGGCGACTGGCAGGGCATGAACCGCGCGGCGTTCTTCGCCAGCCGTCCGATCGCGGTCGGCAGCTACTGGTTCGCGCCGATCGATGAGCCGTCGCCGAACGGCGAGAGTTTCATGGATCTGTACACCCGCGTGCGTCGCGCCATCGAGCGCATCAATATCAGCCATGCCGGGCAGGACATCGTCGCAGTCGCGCATGGCGGCACCATCAAGGCCGCGATCGGCCTGGCGCTCAACGACCAGCCGGACCGCGGCCTCGCCTTCACCATCGACAATTGCTCGGTGACGCGGCTCGACCATCTTGCCAGCGACGGCCATGCCGGCTGGCGGATTCCGATGGTCAACCAGCAGCCGTGGATCGCGGACGCCTCGCACGCTGCGATGCATCAGCCGGCCGGGCCGGAAGTGGTGCCGACCAAGCTGGCGTGA
- a CDS encoding SDR family NAD(P)-dependent oxidoreductase, with product MGRLEGKSVVITGAGSGIGRAAALLFAKEGARLIVVDRSDSVQETATLVRDAGGTIEAVTADAGSESDVQAFIAKAVSTYGRLDAIWANAGISGGLVPLADQTVEQWQEILRINLIGPFLAIKYAMPHMVAQHYGSIVCTASVAGLKSGASGHPYAASKAGVISLVQTTAYSLSGTGVRINAVCPGLIETGMTRPIFDNAKDRGTESKIGQLNPLKRAGQPHELAAMGLFLASDDASYVNGQAIPVDGGLTASMPYSGKPI from the coding sequence ATGGGCCGCCTCGAAGGCAAATCCGTCGTGATCACCGGCGCCGGCAGTGGCATCGGCCGCGCCGCAGCGCTCTTGTTCGCCAAAGAAGGCGCGAGACTGATCGTGGTCGATCGCAGCGACTCTGTGCAGGAGACCGCGACGCTGGTCCGCGATGCCGGCGGCACCATCGAAGCCGTGACGGCCGACGCCGGTTCCGAGAGCGACGTGCAGGCCTTCATCGCCAAGGCGGTTTCCACCTATGGAAGGCTGGACGCGATCTGGGCCAACGCCGGCATCTCCGGCGGGCTGGTGCCGCTGGCGGACCAGACCGTGGAGCAGTGGCAGGAGATCCTGCGCATCAATCTGATCGGGCCGTTCCTCGCGATCAAATATGCGATGCCGCATATGGTGGCGCAGCACTACGGCTCGATCGTCTGCACCGCCTCCGTCGCGGGCCTGAAGTCCGGCGCGTCGGGACACCCCTATGCCGCGAGCAAGGCCGGCGTGATCAGCCTGGTGCAGACCACCGCTTATTCGCTGTCCGGCACCGGCGTACGGATTAATGCGGTGTGCCCCGGACTGATCGAAACCGGCATGACCAGGCCGATTTTCGACAATGCGAAAGACCGCGGCACCGAGAGCAAGATCGGCCAGCTCAATCCGTTGAAGCGCGCCGGCCAGCCGCATGAACTCGCCGCGATGGGATTGTTCCTGGCGAGTGACGACGCCTCCTACGTCAACGGCCAGGCAATCCCGGTCGATGGCGGGCTGACGGCGTCGATGCCGTATTCGGGGAAACCGATCTGA
- a CDS encoding MFS transporter produces the protein MRDSISSDEQSPRYFGWRIVAALFLVELSIFGFGLYGHGIYVTELRRLNDWPTGLIASGTTLSLVLGSLLSMFVSDLLRWLGPRSLVLAGVAALATGLALLGSATSVLQLYIGFSVLALAWVGLGAVTAAAIVGAWFDRKRGLAISLTYSGATCSGIVLAPGLVLLVGSIGFQQALWLAAAATLIVLIPVVATIVRFPRAAERLVASTNPTSATLSRWSLLQDAAFWSLTAPFALALFVQVAFIVHQIAILIPSIGFQRAGVAVSLTTAMSLAGRIGLGLFADRIDPRRVAVLSILSQSAALAVIGQSSDDSALLVACAVFGFSIGNLITLPALIVQREFAPGAFSVVLGLSMGVAGVINACGPAAMGLLRDLSGGYTTPIFIGVVIQVASALGLLLKPAIVRRMA, from the coding sequence ATGCGTGATTCAATCTCGTCCGATGAGCAATCGCCGCGATATTTCGGCTGGCGCATCGTCGCCGCCTTGTTCCTGGTCGAACTGTCCATCTTCGGTTTCGGCCTATACGGTCACGGGATCTACGTCACCGAATTGCGCCGCCTCAACGATTGGCCGACCGGGCTGATCGCGAGCGGCACGACGCTCTCCCTGGTGCTGGGCTCGCTGCTGTCGATGTTCGTCAGCGATCTGCTGCGATGGCTGGGGCCGCGCTCGTTGGTCCTGGCCGGTGTCGCCGCGCTCGCAACCGGCTTGGCGCTACTTGGATCGGCGACTTCGGTCCTTCAGCTATATATCGGCTTCTCGGTGCTGGCATTGGCCTGGGTCGGTCTGGGAGCCGTCACGGCCGCTGCTATTGTCGGCGCATGGTTCGACCGCAAGCGCGGCCTTGCGATCAGTCTGACCTATTCGGGCGCGACTTGCAGCGGCATCGTGCTTGCGCCGGGGCTGGTACTGCTGGTTGGATCGATCGGATTTCAGCAAGCGCTCTGGCTGGCGGCCGCTGCAACGCTGATCGTGCTGATACCTGTCGTGGCGACCATCGTTCGGTTTCCGCGAGCGGCAGAACGGCTGGTGGCAAGTACTAACCCGACATCGGCGACGTTGTCGCGCTGGAGCCTGCTGCAGGACGCGGCCTTCTGGTCGCTGACCGCACCTTTTGCATTGGCGCTGTTCGTGCAGGTCGCTTTCATCGTGCATCAGATCGCCATCCTGATTCCATCGATCGGGTTTCAACGCGCAGGCGTCGCGGTGTCGCTGACCACGGCGATGTCGCTCGCCGGGCGAATTGGCCTCGGTCTATTCGCCGATCGGATCGACCCGCGGCGCGTCGCCGTGTTGTCGATATTGAGCCAGTCCGCCGCGCTGGCGGTGATCGGACAATCCAGCGACGACAGCGCGCTGCTGGTTGCCTGCGCCGTGTTCGGCTTCTCGATCGGCAACCTGATCACGCTGCCGGCGCTGATCGTCCAACGCGAGTTTGCGCCGGGCGCGTTCAGTGTCGTGCTGGGCCTGTCGATGGGCGTCGCCGGCGTCATTAACGCCTGCGGGCCCGCGGCGATGGGCCTGTTGCGCGACCTGAGCGGCGGCTACACCACGCCGATCTTCATCGGCGTCGTTATCCAGGTCGCCTCGGCGCTCGGACTTTTGCTGAAACCCGCGATCGTCAGGCGCATGGCCTGA